A genomic segment from Aegilops tauschii subsp. strangulata cultivar AL8/78 chromosome 1, Aet v6.0, whole genome shotgun sequence encodes:
- the LOC109749612 gene encoding GDSL esterase/lipase LIP-4 has product MSAAAAAGGSAPRPAFLLALALALALALSPSPARARFSCSPGARPVVFNFGDSNSDTGGMAAAKGWHIAPPEGRAFFHHPTGRFCDGRLVIDFLCESLNISYLSPYLKAIGSNYSNGVNFAISGSTTLPREALFVLHGQVQEFFFFKARSLELINQGQEAPIDAEAFQNALYIIDIGQNDINALLSNLPYDQVVANLPPILAEIKYAVQLLYGNGSRNFWIHGTGALGCLPQKLSIPRKNDSDLDQNGCLNTYNRAAVAFNTALGSLCDQLNVELKNATVVYTDLFAIKYDLVANHTKYGFDSPLMTCCGYGGPPYNYDLSRSCQSSNSTVCADGSKFISWDGVHLTEAANAVVAAAILSSAYSRPKIKFDQFCKAR; this is encoded by the exons ATgtcggcagcagcagcggcaggcGGCAGCGCGCCACGGccagccttcctcctcgcgcTGGCGCTGGCGCTGGCGCTGGCGCTCTCGCCGTCGCCGGCGCGGGCCAGGTTCAGCTGCAGCCCCGGCGCGCGGCCGGTGGTGTTCAACTTCGGCGACTCCAACTCCGACACGGGCGGCatggcggcggccaaggggtggcacATCGCGCCGCCGGAGGGCCGCGCCTTCTTCCACCACCCCACCGGCCGCTTCTGCGACGGCCGGCTCGTCATCGACTTCCTCT GTGAAAGCTTAAACATAAGCTATCTGAGCCCTTATCTGAAGGCAATTGGTTCTAATTACAGTAACGGAGTGAATTTCGCTATTAGCGGTTCAACAACACTACCACGGGAAGCCCTTTTTGTATTGCATGGacaggtgcaggagttcttcttCTTTAAAGCCAGATCCTTGGAGCTCATCAATCAAG GTCAGGAAGCTCCAATCGATGCAGAAGCGTTCCAAAATGCTCTATATATCATAGACATAGGACAGAATGATATTAACGCTCTTCTGTCCAACTTGCCTTACGACCAAGTAGTCGCCAATCTCCCTCCAATACTTGCGGAGATTAAGTATGCTGTTCAG CTTCTGTACGGCAACGGGAGTCGGAACTTCTGGATACATGGAACAGGGGCTCTTGGTTGCCTGCCTCAGAAGCTCTCGATTCCACGTAAAAACGACAGTGACCTTGATCAGAATGGCTGCCTCAACACATACAACAGAGCTGCGGTCGCGTTCAACACAGCGCTAGGCAGCCTCTGCGATCAGCTGAATGTAGAGCTGAAGAACGCGACCGTTGTGTACACCGATCTCTTTGCCATCAAGTATGACCTTGTGGCCAACCACACCAAATACG GTTTTGACAGCCCATTGATGACGTGTTGCGGGTACGGAGGGCCACCGTACAACTATGATTTGAGCAGGAGCTGCCAGTCTTCGAATTCAACGGTCTGCGCCGACGGCTCAAAGTTCATCAGCTGGGACGGCGTGCACCTCACCGAGGCCGCCAACGCCGTCGTGGCTGCGGCCATACTGAGCTCCGCATATTCcagaccaaagatcaagtttgATCAGTTCTGCAAAGCCCGATAG